One Podospora pseudopauciseta strain CBS 411.78 chromosome 4, whole genome shotgun sequence genomic window, GGACTGGCTGGCTGCCCTTCTCTAGCGGGTACCTAGCTGAGGTGTGAACTGGCATTTCCATGATGGCATTGCATTGCGTCTCCAGCCCGGTTTATGCACAATCCGGGTTACTCTGTTTgctcctttctttcttttactCATCCCCCGACTACTCTATTACTGTCTAGGTAACTATCCTCGCCTCACCCGTGATATCAGCGTCCGTGACAGTCAAGATGGATGGTAGCTTTTTGCTGTTGGTCCCCGCTCTGGCCAATGTCAAttccgggggggaggggggctgggCGATGTCTGGGCAGACAGCGGCGACCCACTCAGCACTTCCATGTTCATCaacccaccctcacctcgaAAAGCAACCCTCGCGAGTGGTATTAACAAACGGCTCAGCCTGATGGTACTGGTTGCTTGCTCACTGTCAACCTAATTCACCTCAGCAGTTTGGTTTGCAGGGCTGACTTTCAGGTTGCCCGACCGGCCCTGATTGGCGAGGTCAAAGATGGGATGGTGTGTGTGCTGCACCAACAGCTCGCTTGGGAATTCTCATAGCAAGCAGCCTTCCGCCGACCGGCTCTTGTCCAGTAGTCTGTCTCCAACGGGTCACCCAGCAAAAGCGAGACCCCGTCGGCCTGCTCAAGGAACGTATGCCAACGGTGGTACCACTCGAGTCGTTGTTCTCGAAGCCTTTGCGGGCCATCGCTGGTCAGGAGCACAAGGCCGGGGGGAGCCTTTCTAACTGGTTATGCGTATGCACACCAGCTGCGGTGGCGCCAGCAGACCAAAACCAATATGCGGGGGACGCAATTCTTCTCCTGTCCTATCGGGTCCGTCGTCAGCTTCTTCTGCACGTGTTCGGCGACCCGAATCGGCCGGTTGGGCTTTTTATTGAGCAGCAAGGCCTACAGGTGAAACCTAGAAATCACCCGGGTCTAATAAGATGCAGGTCCTCCGTCGGGGATTCTTCAATTTTCGTGTGGATAGCACAAGGTGACACGGGGCCTTGCAAGGAGTCCTCGAAGGCCCTGAGCACAGCAGGACGCCCGCTTGAGATGATATCATGAGGCCGATCATTTCAAGCGAACCACCTGTTATCAATCAAAGTCTGTGGGGGTCACGATAATATGTTCGATGTTTCAGTCTGTCGCGGTGACGTTGTTCAAAAAGTCCCATATTGAACCCTCGATATGAGTTAGAGCGATCTGCCGATGTCACGCTATGCAGATAATGGTACAGCAGTGCTCGATGGCTCATGCTGTGGCTGGTGTCAGAGATTCTCAAAGACTTCTCACAAGTACTGTAAGACGGCCGGGCCATTATCCCCACCGAAAGACTCAAAAGAACTTGGTGATTTGGCTTCCAGAAAACCAAAAAATAAAGGAGATCAGTGTTCCACTGGAATCCAAGAGATCGGATGCGCTAAACCCCCGCGTTCTGGAGTTGGTAAATGCCCCACAATCTCTATTCGAGAGCTCTCACCGCCTTCCATATTTGGCCCTCTGTCATTTTGGAGTCAGCCTAGAGCATCGGCGGCCAGCATGTGCTCATTCGCAATCGAATTATTGCCAGTCTCCAAGCACCATCGAATCCTTCAGCATTCAACATTCGGCAGCCATTGACCATCACAACACACAGCATTGCGACAGTCAACCCCATTTAACGATAATCGAGGATCACCATCCCCATGTCCTACAAGCGTTCGCGCGCCGCTTACGAAGCCGACCTCACCACCCAGCAATCCCCATACGTCTTCTTTGGGACTCCGCTCCCACCACTTGATCCCGATGTGCGAGACGACGGCTCATACGTGCCAATATGGAAGCaggaggtgagggatgaGCGCGGGCGCAAGAGGCTCCATGGCGCCTTCACCGGAGGCTTCAGTGCAGGGTAAGCGTCCAGCCTTTACCCAGTTCCCTTATGCCCAACAGGCACCGACCATCTTCTCAGATATTTCAATACAGTTGGCTCCAAAGAAGGGTGGACGCCCTCGACATTTGTATCTTCACGTACGAACCGCCGGAAAGATGACCCGAAATCCGCTCAACAACGTCCCGAGGACTTCATGGACGAAGAAGATCTTGCCGATGCCGAAGAGGATCGGAGAATACAAACCAAAGCAGCCTTTGCTGGCCTGGGCTCCACCGAAAATGACGCGTCAAGAGCCACAGGGCTTATGGGCCTGTTCCGAGCTACCGGGGAGACAATGGGCGAAAAGCTACTGAAGAGAATGGGTTGGAAAGAAGGGCAAGGCATAGGTCCCAAGATCAGAAGGAAAGCTCGCCTCGAGCTTCGTAGCGATTCTAGCGGCCCTGGAGAGACATATTTGTTTGCTCCTGAGAATGTGCCGATGATCTCCTTTGTGCGCAAAACAGACCACAAGGGATTAGGTTATGGAGGCCATGCTAGACTGACACCTATTGAATCTTCCAACAAAAACAATGGCGCCAGTCATtcagatgacgaggatgacgacgaaaCTATGGGTGGCTTTGGAAAGCCTCGATTTACACTGCCGACAGaccgcaagaagaagaaggacaacaAGCCGCGAGGTGGCATTGGCATAGGCATCCTGAACGACACGGgctctgatgatgaggatccCTACGAGATTGGGCCCAAGATATCCTACAACCGAGTGGTAGGGGGTgataaaaagaagaaaaaggcgaCGACCACGATCAATCCTGCTGTCAAAGCGCCCCTGTTTAGGCCGTCGAAAAAGACAGCCTTAGAGAAAATCGCTCTAGGTGTGCGAAAATGTCACGATGGACGACTGCCCCTCGATGGCTTTGTGTTTGGCAAGGAGCCAGATGCGCTGACCTCGGCTATCAGCAGCGAAGGCAAGTACCCGCCTCCTCAGGTTCCGCCAGGCTGGGTCTCTTCGAAGAAACCCAAATCCCCAGCGGGCGGTCCGGCGGAATTTGTATCAGCAGCAGATGCCGCAAAGGCCTCGACGCTTGATCCAAAGTCCCGCGCAGCCATTCTCGGAGAGAAACAACTACCTGGAAAGTCAGTTTTCGACTTCTTGTCTCCTGCCGCTCGAGAACGGCTGGTTGCTGCTACTGGCCGAGCCGATCTCCCTCAAGCCAAGGGCGAAGTCCCAGCGGAATATGCGCTGAATGAAGAGGAGCGTATGAACGAGTTGCTGAGTCGTGTTCCGAAACTCGACAAGGAGACAGCTGTCGCTGCTATTTCCAGGGGAGTCAGCAGTGGAGCGCCATATGCGGACGACGAGAAGAAACGAGCGAGATACATTGCTTTCCTCGAGTATCAGGCTGGATTCAAACCCACCCCAGGAACCCAGCCTCCAAAAATGAACAGCGAGGACTGGCTGAGAGAGCTGACCGAGTTTTATAACTGCGCTCGAATCTTCAAGCCGATGACTGGCTTCATGGCCAGCAGATTTaccacatcttcaacaacgaAACCAGGCAGCAGAGGTGAGGCTGGTCAGAAGGATATCCTCTCCAAGCCTCCGCCAAAGCCCCAGGACCCTGCCGAGGAAGCAGCGAAGCTTGGTATGTTTGGACCCATGACGAGGTCTGTTACCGACTTTTATCCTACACGCCTTCTGTGTAAGAGATTCAACGTCAGACCACCGGAGCATGTCCAGCCAGATGAGGAGCATTCCACCAAACAGGCTCCTGGAGGCTGGTCAAGGTTTGATGTATATCCCTATCAACCGGTCTTTAGGCCTGAGATTTTGACAAcaggtggtgatgtgggGATAAGTCGAGAGAGTTCCAATGGCGAGGGCTCTGGCAAGTCAACTCCTGCTCCTGAGCCAGCGATGGTAATAGATCCCAGCAGAAATGAAGCGCTGGAAGGGAAAAGGGCAGGAGAGGATGTGTTCAAAGCCATCTTTGGTGACAGtgatgaagacgatgacTAGATAGACCTATTACTATTAATCTTGTACGTTATATGTTCCACTACGGACTGAAGCTATCCAGCATTCACAGTGATCCTGGTCCAATATGGAACGTCGCCTGTGTTGAGGTGATCAGATATGCAAATTGATTGGTCAGTGCTGGTGGGCGGCTATGGGCCCCACCTGCAGCGTGAATGCTCAATGCAGTCGCCAGGAAATTTGTTAGCAGCAATTTAGGGGCCCCAGCGGCCTAATGTTGGGAATCCCTGACATGGAACGGGGGACCTTCAGCTACCAAACGACCTTTTTTACTTTGTTCTATACTTCGAAGAGAAACAATTATTCTGCTGATCCATTGTATTGATCTCTCCTATGAGTCGTCCTTCTCGTCTGCTTGTTAGATAAGACTTTCGGCTGGTTTGTTAAGCTACACAGTTGCGGGCCACCAATCTGGGC contains:
- a CDS encoding hypothetical protein (COG:A; EggNog:ENOG503NUN1); the encoded protein is MSYKRSRAAYEADLTTQQSPYVFFGTPLPPLDPDVRDDGSYVPIWKQEVRDERGRKRLHGAFTGGFSAGYFNTVGSKEGWTPSTFVSSRTNRRKDDPKSAQQRPEDFMDEEDLADAEEDRRIQTKAAFAGLGSTENDASRATGLMGLFRATGETMGEKLLKRMGWKEGQGIGPKIRRKARLELRSDSSGPGETYLFAPENVPMISFVRKTDHKGLGYGGHARLTPIESSNKNNGASHSDDEDDDETMGGFGKPRFTLPTDRKKKKDNKPRGGIGIGILNDTGSDDEDPYEIGPKISYNRVVGGDKKKKKATTTINPAVKAPLFRPSKKTALEKIALGVRKCHDGRLPLDGFVFGKEPDALTSAISSEGKYPPPQVPPGWVSSKKPKSPAGGPAEFVSAADAAKASTLDPKSRAAILGEKQLPGKSVFDFLSPAARERLVAATGRADLPQAKGEVPAEYALNEEERMNELLSRVPKLDKETAVAAISRGVSSGAPYADDEKKRARYIAFLEYQAGFKPTPGTQPPKMNSEDWLRELTEFYNCARIFKPMTGFMASRFTTSSTTKPGSRGEAGQKDILSKPPPKPQDPAEEAAKLGMFGPMTRSVTDFYPTRLLCKRFNVRPPEHVQPDEEHSTKQAPGGWSRFDVYPYQPVFRPEILTTGGDVGISRESSNGEGSGKSTPAPEPAMVIDPSRNEALEGKRAGEDVFKAIFVTRDRPVNTNTSTTSSDSRPSSRSPTQPSPEIDKLSDAVADPDLVCFTDEVNVEILHHRQAPDEALASGQRSPPPQYPASEASASGSNFRPPPSFQSLFALPNPEAANHKESAPDSDEEEANPNTAAAPAYAPPDNQVAQSSHSSASAASRFQDETKRALPRDSKGESSRSKEEEAEPPPAYSEGYSPLHSFTYLMAAAGGESSIITQVQQGGPPINTLSDINADETITMDLRGTRFTLSRDELLTLPEFVLLSLFPNGLFPEGHMGGGFQDGDAVQVDVGTTDSNYYYGNDEGYYGNGAGVVGDDGGDGDGALSIPIYQQPPPPGQGNAYDEDDDHIGASAPCAAVTVVATPTSQNASHIRSVLRNLEIYIADHYTHTQYDPASLQYMLDFFRGVASSIPATTSEDGSDVVGVDPAAREQRDDSSRRAGIIVLREDLDFYAIPHKQDIGQEEMMDVKRAAAKKLLEQGGIFSGLKKSDEPGTTEAHLIEMLTAGGFNHDDHWGHRAGEPNKAVICSLALARLRSDIRGNEMGNNAVGMAQKLLLFWRKPARRCWWEGVELEGVEGVPQGQKLKVWIRRVWTLEMSVIGLR